In [Phormidium] sp. ETS-05, the genomic window GTGAAGGCTCACCCGATGTCTGTGCTGCATGGCTTTGATTCAGAGTCTCACGTGCGAGCGATGCAGGAAATGGGGATCGATATCTCGTTTATTTATCCTACTTACGGACTGTGGCTGTTAGCGGTCGATCGGATGGAACCGCAGCTAGCTGGGGCTTTTACTCGTGCCTACAACAATTGGTTGCAAGACTTTTGCAGTTACGATCCATACAAGCTCAGAGGTGTAGGAGCGATTAACCGTCACGCTCCCGAAGAAATGGTGCTAGAATTGGAGCGCATCGCCAATTTTGGCTGGAAAGCGGTGTATTTGCGCCCCAACCCAGTGAAGGGGCGACTGCTAAGTGACCCTGCTTATGAGGCATTTTGGGCGAAATGTGAAGAGTTTGATATAGCGGTTGGTCTCCATGAAGGCACTCACAGCCTCTTACCAACAACCGGAGCCGATCGCTTTGACACTCGCTTTGCCCTCCATGCTTGTTCTCATCCGACAGAACAGATGATGGCCCTGTTAGCTCTGATCGAAGGTGGGGTGTTGGAGCGCCACCCGCAGTTAAGGGTTGGTTTTTTGGAGTCTGGATGCGGCTGGCTACCCTATTGGCTGTGGCGTCTCGATGAAGAGTACGAGAACTTGCATTGGGAGGTTAAAGATAACGTGAAGATGAAGCCGTCTGAGTATTTCTCCCGTCAGTGCTTTATCGAAATAGAGCCTTCTGAGCCTTATTTGCCTGAAATTATTCAGTACATAGGATCCGATAATTTAATTTTTGGCTCTGACTACCCGCATATGGATGCCAAACCAAATGTTGTCCAAGAAGCTGTACAGCTTGAAGCCAGACTGTCTCAGACAATAGTGCAAAAGATACTTTGGCATAACCCAGCCCGCTTTTATGGGGTGGAGTAAAACCAGATGGCGTTGGCGGAAAAAAACCGGATAAAATTTTTGAAAAATTTTATATTTCTGCTTGCTACTTTTGGGAAAATGGTTGTATAATTTATCTTAATGCAGGTAAAGCAGGCAACACTTAACTATCTTAGAAAAAAAATGAACTTGAATGAATATCTCGAAATCCGGAAAATTTATGA contains:
- a CDS encoding amidohydrolase family protein is translated as MLNGYQIIDADSHVFEPSDMWEQYLEPAFKTFAPSPDLKIKGEQVTHKISQQVRDEGANQIVKAHPMSVLHGFDSESHVRAMQEMGIDISFIYPTYGLWLLAVDRMEPQLAGAFTRAYNNWLQDFCSYDPYKLRGVGAINRHAPEEMVLELERIANFGWKAVYLRPNPVKGRLLSDPAYEAFWAKCEEFDIAVGLHEGTHSLLPTTGADRFDTRFALHACSHPTEQMMALLALIEGGVLERHPQLRVGFLESGCGWLPYWLWRLDEEYENLHWEVKDNVKMKPSEYFSRQCFIEIEPSEPYLPEIIQYIGSDNLIFGSDYPHMDAKPNVVQEAVQLEARLSQTIVQKILWHNPARFYGVE